A window of the Pseudoliparis swirei isolate HS2019 ecotype Mariana Trench chromosome 13, NWPU_hadal_v1, whole genome shotgun sequence genome harbors these coding sequences:
- the si:ch211-234p6.5 gene encoding uncharacterized protein si:ch211-234p6.5: MELEAAASRRAHLVRMDDQDRVSQTSSLATISYFPVMQERDGKVQTFGKRCLASKRDPNCPVVIRGWLNKKDSSGLKLWKRRWFVLSNFCLFYYKDSREESVLGSIPLPSYRILFCTPRECKNRKFTFKVVHQGMRSYFFSADTQEDMLGWVRALSQSAAMEPNGSLSRRCSSYQDFTHIGGSSESVDFPKPPSGGAAPSQRHKHFNRTLSEPTHLTGGRTETSRSSEPRGRRSVRQRNSRTPSPADFSRRRACGPQREEGSPSGRSTPPEMMGTGSLTSRDSLGSRPHTPVGRVDIRPHDDSAPHTLYYAPASPKLEFKSTPNTPVTERWQNICKPTPLYGSVHHIASGRRHLGKSFSTGPHADSLPPLPPSSRAPLHPNHHHHHHHHHHRSNVSVCVLPPVMATKPDPRDVPPIRPLDSDADIVLTRLCGCDKLLQSLSVELAQLQMDKDSVQSALEVSRLQLEELKGLGPRAQEEALTQKALLQEELVTIRARVCDVSLEMERVWSQYERMESELSVIRSHLQHVCNFGVPQDQSQAQRELWMMEDILAGLTINRDHFRFLLGLPRHQMFQPTSPRPGSPTERLPSGLPVDVEPEPPLRPPLPHELQESFHSKDHSHGWTESSYEGVYGHTADPGQRRGNGKPPKDTFESGSKWIPPDTSNQSTKKTKMTEEEQIERMQRNQDRLTNKKKPPIPTPGQSSETRVEAPFPLRVTRVVTAVLPSSIVARRVSVEDPPPELDTPLPEQIPPEMHQRCSGRKGSNKPPWALLLEDQNHHDEPAVGTNRQQHQGILKSSKKEKHSKLNRAEPRSRVQDGAAAGHGSDGLADEQQAALLTPDLEPNLCLTLEQREAKLRRVERIRERVIRSAVRQRAAPRDQLAIRGEGQEVHQVPPDTARKQRIKSEHRFYGSCDHIRGSAELQLCSGTTQEEEERERHVKTSKSQVKDGDKTQLKDHSVRTGVAKNKSKRPASPHHISSMTVYHKDGGKGITGCEAVEAQKLEEPVTDDNESDFSSADLKAKWFLSTDRCLGFTPLQIPGIDSCSEEISDAESQPACGDDATDSNEMSSTFSESLQKMRENHSLFYKITCDLTISDTDITANDVNPNAPTPCGPEEEDLQITESETDDATRNVGGSSNQERKGSSRHLSSDFNENVHSINNVLKDSTNAVLNTSASPTEEACVYNYNPQKECEDTSRQDRQSGVREAVHGASVQSSASDQPPVDEYGKTREGKSVTKESEKRKVDQERAKQLRKRHSLSEENREAAKGEGNIHSITPASSLNEGGSVIRSSSFGKARVTVLRTSL, translated from the exons ATGGAGCTCGAAGCTGCCGCCAGCAGGCGGGCACATTTAGTCAG AATGGATGACCAGGACAGAGTAAGCCAAACCTCCAGTTTGGCCACCATCTCCTACTTTCCTGTCATGCAG GAACGTGATGGAAAGGTGCAAACATTTGGAAAAAGATGcctggcttccaaaagagacccCAATTGTCCTGTAGTCATCAGAGGATGGCTCAACAAAAAA GACAGCTCTGGGTTGAAGCTGTGGAAGAGGAGGTGGTTTGTCCTCTCCAACTTCTGTCTGTTTTACTATAAAG ACAGTAGAGAGGAGTCTGTGCTGGGCAGCATCCCACTCCCGAGTTACAGAATCCTGTTCTGCACACCACGAGAATGCAAGAACAGAAAGTTCACCTTCAAG GTGGTGCACCAGGGAATGCGCTCTTATTTCTTCAGTGCTGACACCCAGGAGGACATGTTGGGCTGGGTCCGGGCCCTCAGCCAGTCTGCTGCCATGGAGCCCAACGGCTCCCTGAGCAG GCGTTGCTCGAGTTATCAGGATTTCACACATATAGGTGGCAGCAGTGAGTCGGTGGACTTCCCTAAACCCCCCTCCGGGGGAGCGGCTCCCtcccaaagacacaaacacttcAACAGGACTCTGAGCGAACCGACTCATCTCACCGGCGGGAGGACGGAGACGTCGCGCTCCTCGGAGCCGAGGGGGAGGCGGAGCGTGCGTCAGAGAAACAGCAG AACGCCGAGCCCTGCTGACTTCAGCAGAAGACGAGCATGCGGCCCACAGCGCGAGGAAGGCTCTCCTTCTGGCCGAAGCACACCACCAGAAATGATGGGAACTGGTTCGTTGACCTCCAGAGACTCGCTGGGGTCACGACCTCACACGCCAGTAGGAAGGGTAGACATTCGACCTCACGATGACTCGGCGCCACACACCCTGTACTACGCACCTGCCTCGCCTAAACTGGAGTTCAAATCCACCCCAAATACTCCCGTCACGGAGAGGTGGCAAAACATATGCAAG CCGACACCGCTCTATGGGTCAGTCCATCATATCGCGAGCGGGAGGCGACATTTAGGAAAG aGCTTCTCCACAGGGCCACATGCAGACTCACTGCCCCCGTTGCCCCCCTCGTCGAGGGCCCCCCTACACCcaaaccaccaccatcaccaccatcaccaccaccaccgcagcaatgtgtctgtgtgtgtgctcccgcCCGTCATG GCAACAAAGCCTGACCCCAGGGACGTCCCACCAATCAGGCCTCTTGACAGTGATGCAGAC ATCGTGTTGACACGGTTATGTGGGTGTGACAAGCTGCTCCAGTCTCTTTCGGTAGAACTGGCCCAGCTACAAATGGATAAA GACAGCGTCCAGTCTGCGCTAGAGGTGTCCAGACTTCAGCTGGAGGAGTTGAAAGGCCTGGGGCCCAGGGCCCAGGAGGAAGCCCTTACCCAGAAGGCTTTGCTCCAGGAAGAGCTGGTCACAATCCGGGCAAGAGTGTGTGATGTATCGTTG GAAATGGAGAGAGTGTGGAGTCAATATGAGAGGATGGAGAGTGAACTGTCGGTTATCCGCTCACACCTTCAGCACGTCTGTAACTTTGGAGTGCCACAG GACCAGTCTCAGGCCCAGAGAGAGCTGTGGATGATGGAGGACATCCTAGCTGGACTAACGATCAACAGGGATCACTTCCGCTTCCTGCTGGGACTCCCGAGGCACCAGA TGTTCCAGCCGACATCTCCACGTCCCGGCTCTCCCACCGAGAGGCTGCCGAGTGGACTCCCGGTG GATGTGGAACCAGAGCCACCACTCCGCCCACCATTACCCCACGAGCTGCAGGAAAGCTTCCACAGCAAGGACCACAGCCATGGCTGGACAGAGTCATCGTATGAG GGAGTCTACGGCCACACTGCTGATCCTGGACAGAGAAGAGGAAACGGGAAACCACCAAAAGACACATTTG AATCAGGTTCAAAGTGGATCCCACCAGATACATCGAATCAATCAACCAAG AAGACGAAGATGACCGAAGAAGAGCAGATTGAGCGGATGCAGAGGAATCAGGACAGGTTAACTAATAAGAAGAAACCTCCCATACCAACTCCAGGTCAAAGTTCAGAGACAAGAGTGGAG gcccCGTTTCCTTTAAGAGTGACGCGAGTTGTTACAGCTGTGCTGCCATCCTCTATTGTGGCCCGACGGGTTTCTGTGGAGGACCCTCCGCCTGAACTCGACACCCCATTGCCTGAGCAGATTCCACCTGAGATGCACCAACGATGTTCAGGGCGGAAAGGGTCGAACAAGCCGCCCTGGGCTCTGTTGCTGGAAGATCAAAACCACCACGATGAACCTGCAGTCGGGACAAACAGACAGCAGCATCAGGGAATATTGAAGTCTTCCAAGAAGGAGAAACATTCAAAGCTGAACAGAGCCGAGCCGAGGAGCCGGGTTCAAGACGGAGCGGCTGCCGGACATGGGAGTGACGGCTTG GCAGATGAACAACAAGCTGccctcctgacccctgacctggaGCCTAACCTCTGTCTGACCCTGGAGCAGCGAGAGGCCAAACTCCGTCGTGTGGAACGAATACGGGAGAGAGTCATAAGGAG TGCAGTCAGACAGAGAGCGGCTCCACGCGACCAACTGGCCatcaggggggaggggcaggaaGTTCATCAGGTGCCCCCCGACACAGCTAGAAAACAAAGGATCAAATCAG AGCATAGATTCTATGGAAGCTGCGATCACATCCGAGGCTCTGCAGAACTTCAGCTTTGCAGTGGAAcaacacaggaggaagaggagagagagcgccaTGTGAAAACATCTAAGAGTCAAGTCAAAGACGGGGACAAAACACAGCTCAAAGATCACAGTGTGAGAACAGGGGTTgccaaaaataaaagcaaacgtCCAGCTTCGCCCCATCACATCTCCTCCATGACCGTCTATCACAAAGATGGAGGCAAGGGAATCACAGGTTGCGAAGCTGTAGAGGCGCAAAAGCTGGAAGAACCCGTCACTGATGACAATGAAAGTGATTTTTCTTCGGCCGATCTGAAAGCCAAGTGGTTCCTCTCCACCGACCGGTGTCTCGGGTTCACGCCGTTGCAGATCCCCGGCATCGACTCGTGCAGCGAGGAGATATCAGACGCCGAGAGCCAACCGGCATGCGGCGACGACGCGACGGACTCCAACGAGATGTCGTCCACATTCAGTGAAAGCTTGCAGAAAATGAGGGAGAACCATTCACTCTTCTACAAGATTACATGTGATCTCACTATTTCTGACACAGATATTACAGCGAATGATGTGAATCCGAACGCCCCAACGCCATGCGGGCCAGAGGAAGAAGACCTTCAGATCACTGAATCTGAGACGGATGACGCGACCCGGAATGTCGGGGGATCCTCTAACCAAGAGAGGAAAGGTTCTAGCCGACATCTCTCATCAGACTTTAATGAAAATGTTCACTCAATTAATAATGTACTCAAGGATTCAACCAACGCGGTGTTAAATACCTCAGCCAGTCCAACAGAGGAGGCTTGTGTTTATAATTATAACCCTCAAAAAGAATGTGAAGACACCTCAAGGCAAGACAGACAGTCGGGAGTTAGAGAAGCTGTCCACGGGGCGTCGGTCCAGAGCTCTGCCTCTGATCAGCCACCGGTTGATGAATATGGAAAAACAAGAGAAGGAAAAAGTGTGACGAAGGAGTCCGAGAAAAGGAAGGTGGACCAAGAGAGAGCTAAACAGCTGAGGAAACGTCATAGTTTAAGTGAGGAGAACAGGGAGGCGGCCAAAGGAGAAGGCAACATCCACTCCATCACTCCAGCCAGCTCTCTGAATGAGGGCGGAAGTGTTATTCGAAGTTCCTCTTTTGGGAAGGCTCGAGTTACAGTATTACGGACAAGTTTGTAG